Proteins encoded in a region of the Marinobacter arenosus genome:
- the mdoH gene encoding glucans biosynthesis glucosyltransferase MdoH, with product MANDEQDGWRGVALFRRSLMIFLVIGQTALATYYLLWILPYHGGTLVEKVLIFLFAVLYVWIAIGFWIAVWGFLIRSFGGDRHSLVRRHTQEELDAVPLAKTAILLPIYHEPVDWTLKGLRAVYEDLASQGDLDQFEFYILSDSRSPDVWLEEQAAWYDLVTELGAEGRIFYRRRPVNLNFKSGNVADFLRRWGRRHKYMVTLDADSLLSGKTLRRMVQIMELQPQVGILQTNPNVINGKSLFARVQQFANRSYSPLFATGLAAVQMGDAAFWGHNAILRVQPFMKYCGLRKLSGRGLFGGPIMSHDFVEAAYMGRAGYEVWLEPELGGSFEESPPTLGDELARDNRWTKGNLQHLWVLLTEPGLRFAHRMAFLNGIMAYAASPLWLLFLITVTISAAQMTLAPIDYFPEGYQGLFPLWPEWRPEWALGLALSTLLLLFFPKFLAILDAVVQRTGASFGGYGKLFKSVLLEILVSVLLAPVRMLAHSRFVLAALFNVSLKWAGQNRTEEMTWRDGFWTQLPAMLVGSSWALFAWNLDTLFFFWSLPVAVPLILSAPTSVLLSRQSLGVGLLGRRLLMIPEESQPPPVLKLALKHRSMSRPYQSLTPFQQAILIPHVNRLHQAFARIHTPEARRRHWADDVESCLQFGPVYLSNAKLAHIARDRWALDYLHKEAWKASIGTYWGQCIQRRILERVGSPPSEPNF from the coding sequence ATGGCGAATGACGAGCAGGACGGTTGGCGTGGCGTCGCGCTCTTTCGTCGAAGTTTGATGATCTTTCTGGTAATCGGCCAGACAGCGTTAGCCACCTATTATCTGCTATGGATACTGCCGTACCACGGTGGCACCTTGGTTGAAAAAGTCCTGATATTTCTGTTCGCCGTGCTGTATGTCTGGATTGCGATCGGCTTCTGGATCGCCGTTTGGGGATTCCTGATACGGTCCTTCGGAGGCGACCGCCATTCACTGGTGAGGCGGCACACCCAGGAGGAGCTTGATGCCGTTCCACTGGCGAAAACGGCGATCCTGCTACCCATCTACCACGAACCGGTTGACTGGACCCTCAAAGGCTTGAGGGCCGTCTACGAGGATCTTGCGAGCCAGGGCGACCTTGACCAGTTCGAATTCTACATCCTCTCCGACAGTCGATCCCCTGATGTATGGCTGGAAGAGCAGGCCGCCTGGTACGACCTGGTCACCGAGCTTGGTGCCGAGGGGCGCATTTTCTACCGTCGCCGGCCGGTCAACCTGAACTTCAAAAGTGGCAATGTGGCGGACTTCCTGCGTCGGTGGGGACGCCGCCACAAGTACATGGTCACTCTGGATGCAGACAGCCTGTTGAGTGGCAAGACGCTTCGCCGGATGGTGCAGATCATGGAATTGCAGCCCCAGGTCGGGATTCTGCAGACCAATCCGAACGTCATCAACGGCAAATCACTGTTCGCCAGGGTCCAGCAGTTTGCGAACCGTTCCTATTCCCCCCTGTTTGCCACTGGCCTCGCTGCGGTACAGATGGGGGACGCCGCGTTCTGGGGCCACAACGCGATCCTTCGGGTTCAGCCTTTCATGAAGTATTGCGGGCTTCGAAAACTGTCAGGTCGAGGGTTGTTCGGCGGCCCGATCATGAGCCACGATTTTGTCGAGGCGGCCTACATGGGACGGGCTGGTTACGAAGTCTGGCTCGAGCCTGAGCTGGGGGGGAGTTTCGAGGAATCGCCGCCGACCCTGGGCGACGAATTGGCGCGGGACAACCGGTGGACGAAGGGTAATCTCCAGCATCTCTGGGTCCTGCTTACGGAGCCGGGGCTGCGATTTGCCCACCGGATGGCGTTTCTCAACGGGATCATGGCGTATGCGGCCTCGCCGTTGTGGCTGCTGTTTCTTATCACGGTGACGATCTCAGCGGCGCAGATGACACTGGCGCCGATCGATTACTTTCCGGAAGGCTATCAAGGCTTGTTCCCTTTGTGGCCGGAGTGGCGCCCCGAATGGGCGCTGGGGTTGGCGTTAAGTACGTTGCTGCTGCTGTTCTTCCCGAAATTTTTGGCGATTCTGGACGCGGTTGTCCAGCGTACCGGCGCATCCTTTGGTGGTTACGGGAAGCTGTTCAAGAGTGTTCTGCTCGAAATTCTTGTGTCCGTCCTGCTTGCGCCGGTTCGGATGCTGGCTCACAGCCGCTTTGTGCTCGCGGCACTGTTCAATGTTTCGCTGAAATGGGCCGGCCAGAACCGGACCGAAGAAATGACATGGCGAGACGGCTTCTGGACCCAGCTTCCAGCCATGCTGGTCGGTAGCTCCTGGGCGCTGTTTGCCTGGAATCTGGATACCCTGTTTTTCTTCTGGTCGCTCCCGGTCGCCGTACCGCTTATTTTGTCGGCTCCGACGTCGGTGTTGTTGAGTCGCCAGTCGCTGGGTGTGGGATTACTGGGCAGGCGACTGCTGATGATACCCGAGGAATCCCAGCCGCCGCCGGTGCTGAAGCTGGCCTTGAAACACCGGTCAATGAGTCGACCTTACCAGAGTCTGACGCCGTTCCAGCAGGCGATACTGATTCCGCACGTGAACCGTTTGCACCAGGCATTCGCCCGCATTCATACCCCTGAAGCTCGCCGGCGGCATTGGGCCGACGATGTGGAAAGCTGCCTTCAGTTCGGGCCGGTCTATCTTTCGAATGCAAAGTTGGCCCATATCGCCAGGGACCGGTGGGCGCTGGATTACCTCCATAAAGAGGCCTGGAAAGCGTCGATAGGGACGTATTGGGGGCAGTGCATTCAACGGCGGATTCTGGAACGGGTGGGCAGCCCGCCCAGCGAGCCCAATTTTTGA